The Neovison vison isolate M4711 chromosome 13, ASM_NN_V1, whole genome shotgun sequence genome includes a region encoding these proteins:
- the LOC122894209 gene encoding dehydrogenase/reductase SDR family member 2, mitochondrial-like, producing MTAMLRAVSWAFRGLRNSSMPLSARMSSNSADRSCVLAEKVAVITGSTKGIGFAIARRLAQDGAHVVISSRKQQNVDRAVAMLQGEGLSVTGTVCHIGKAEDRERLVATALEHCGGVDFLVCVAGVNPLVGSTLGASEQVWDKILDVNVKSPALLLSQLLPHMENRGTGSVVLVSSMVAYMPIPKLGVYNTSKTALLGLCKSLAVELAPKGIRVNCLVPGIIKTEFIQVEKSLPYLLPDLNDIYGLQRFGEPEECAGIVAFLCSPDASYITGENIVVAGYSPKL from the exons ATGACTGCCATGCTCAGAGCTGTGTCATGGGCCTTTAGGGGTCTTCGTAACTCCTCCATGCCTCTGTCAGCAAGAATGAGCAGCAATAGTGCAGACAGGAGCTGCGTGCTGGCTGAGAAAGTGGCTGTGATCACTGGGTCCACAAAGGG GATCGGCTTTGCCATCGCGCGGCGCCTGGCCCAGGACGGGGCCCATGTGGTCATCAGCAGCCGGAAGCAGCAGAACGTGGACCGGGCAGTGGCCATGctacagggggaggggctgagcgtGACGGGCACTGTGTGCCACATTGGGAAGGCTGAGGACCGGGAGCGGCTGGTGGCCACC GCCCTGGAGCATTGTGGGGGTGTCGACTTCCTGGTATGCGTGGCAGGGGTCAACCCTTTGGTGGGGAGCACTCTGGGGGCCAGTGAACAGGTGTGGGACAAG ATCCTGGACGTGAATGTGAAgtccccagccctgctgctgAGCCAGCTGCTGCCTCACATGGAGAACAGGGG GACAGGCTCTGTGGTTCTGGTCTCATCTATGGTGGCCTATATGCCAATACCA AAGCTGGGAGTCTACAACACCAGCAAAACAGCACTGTTGGGTCTCTGTAAGTCTCTGGCTGTAGAGCTGGCTCCAAAAGGCATCCGAGTGAACTGCTTGGTACCGGGAATAATCAAGACTGAATTTATCCAAGTG GAGAAATCATTGCCATACTTGCTACCTGACTTGAATGACATCTATGGATTGCAGCG GTTTGGGGAACCCGAAGAGTGTGCAGGGATTGTGGCCTTCCTGTGCTCGCCAGATGCCAGCTACATCACTGGCGAGAACATCGTGGTAGCTGGCTACTCTCCTAAGCTGTGA